The following proteins come from a genomic window of Alosa alosa isolate M-15738 ecotype Scorff River chromosome 2, AALO_Geno_1.1, whole genome shotgun sequence:
- the LOC125291095 gene encoding claudin-15-like isoform X2: MNPIVEAVAFLLAFLGWIMVGVALPNRYWRVSTVDGNVITTSTIYENLWMSCATDSTGVHNCRDFPSLLALSGYIQASRALMIASIVMGFFGIIATLVGMQCSKVAGDNYVLKGRIAGIGGVFFLLQGLCTMIAVSWYAFNITQEFFNPVYPGTKYEIGQGLYIGWSSATLALCGGCCLLCSCKLESTNEKVPYPYQPPTQLTTYSGPVMSQGPPSQYVRNAYV; the protein is encoded by the exons ATGAATCCAATTGTGGAAGCAGTGGCATTTCTTCTGGCTTTTCTTGGCTGGATAATGGTTGGCGTGGCTCTGCCAAATCGGTACTGGAGGGTATCCACTGTAGACGGCAATGTTATCACGACCTCGACTATTTACGAGAACCTGTGGATGTCCTGCGCAACGGACTCCACGGGAGTCCACAATTGCCGTGATTTTCCGTCATTGCTCGCCCTTTCTG GTTACATCCAGGCATCCCGTGCGCTCATGATTGCCTCAATTGTAATGGGTTTTTTTGGGATCATCGCAACCCTGGTGGGCATGCAGTGTTCAAAGGTGGCTGGAGACAACTATGTACTGAAAGGACGGATTGCTGGAATCGGTGGAGTATTCTTCTTACTTCAAG GTCTGTGTACAATGATTGCAGTTTCGTGGTATGCTTTCAACATCACTCAAGAGTTCTTTAATCCAGTGTATCCAGGAACAAA GTATGAAATTGGACAGGGTCTCTACATTGGCTGGTCCTCCGCCACCCTGGCTCTCTGTGGCGGCTGTTGTCTACTGTGTTCGTGCAAACTGGAGTCTACTAACGAGAAAGT GCCATACCCATACCAGCCTCCTACTCAATTAACAACTTATTCTGGTCCAGTAATGTCCCAGGGGCCGCCCAGTCAATATGTCAGAAATGCTTATGTATAA